A genomic region of Rhipicephalus sanguineus isolate Rsan-2018 chromosome 1, BIME_Rsan_1.4, whole genome shotgun sequence contains the following coding sequences:
- the LOC119391452 gene encoding zinc finger SWIM domain-containing protein 3-like translates to MNDDHNHEISKLLYSHLPRTRALREPGAKEEATELLAFHANKKLVKKRIEEKTGKLVLLKDLSNTASSLRPQTRNDLMKMAALLHNEHGADYHILADGENFQGILLSNESMRSNMDAYPEFLGIDATYKLLEIRTPVYVMHVEDSNGDTETVCVAILVNESAPSIKWMLEKFKELHPSWTKIKCVMADKDLLERDLLKESFPESKVLICVFHTLKTFRREIACNKMNITAEERDEALALLQKMVLSRSSEKFEGLQEEFDTNVCKEIRSYYDKNWRPIKDEWYTGPKFMSENFNNTTNNRIESLNAKLKSVIKKQLPGRVCVLTFHGTECFER, encoded by the exons ATGAATGACGACCACAACCATGAGATATCTAAG TTACTCTACAGCCACCTGCCACGAACCAGAGCATTGAGGGAACCAGGGGCCAAGGAAGAAGCCACAGAGCTCTTGGCTTTCCATGCCAACAAGAAGTTGGTTAAGAAAAGGATAGAGGAAAAGACAGGGAAACTTGTCCTGCTCAAAGACTTGAGCAATACCGCCTCTTCCCTCAGACCACAGACAAGGAATGACCTCATGAAGATGGCAGCTCTTCTGCACAATGAGCATG GTGCAGACTACCACATCCTTGCTGATGGAGAGAATTTCCAAGGGATCCTGCTGTCCAATGAGTCCATGCGATCAAACATGGATGCCTACCCAGAATTCCTAGGAATCGACGCCACCTACAAGCTCCTTGAAATTCGGACACCAGTGTATGTGATGCACGTTGAAGACTCCAATGGAGATACAGAGACTGTATGTGTGGCTATTCTTGTGAATGAGTCTGCACCCAGTATCAAATGGATGTTGGAGAAGTTTAAGGAATTGCACCCAtcttggacaaaaataaagtgCGTCATGGCGGACAAAGACCTCTTGGAGCGCGACCTTCTCAAGGAAAGCTTCCCAGAGTCAAAGGTTCTCATCTGTGTGTTCCACACTTTAAAGACTTTTCGACGCGAAATTGCCTGCAACAAGATGAACATCACTGCAGAGGAAAGGGACGAAGCGCTGGCGCTGCTCCAAAAGATGGTCTTGTCTCGATCTAGTGAAAAATTTGAGGGGCTGCAAGAGGAATTTGACACAAACGTTTGCAAAGAGATCCGCTCCTACTATGACAAAAACTGGCGTCCCATCAAGGATGAGTGGTATACCGGACCCAAGTTTATGTCGGAAAACTTCAATAACACCACTAACAACAGAATTGAAAGCCtaaatgcaaaactgaaaagcgTTATAAAGAAACAGCTCCCTGGAAGAGTTTGTGTGCTCACTTTTCACGGTACTGAATGCTTTGAGCGATGA
- the LOC125758306 gene encoding uncharacterized protein LOC125758306 → MEKGQLLQNILPSANSTEPSDNILERLGKLKVPSKVKPRGRPKGAEKTVIGLPRRRQGPQKSAAKLQPFRHLPPKEKELRILRCIVSQGLQREVQQRKMLLDVVRRYLISPIWLLLQLHSVETIPSRIPETILDEDVDLRCVQQYFTEDGWAAVLARVKVKKQTMKWKCN, encoded by the exons ATGGAAAAGGGACAGCTACTCCAGAATATCTTGCCCTCTGCAAACAGCACTGAGCCTTCAGACAACATCCTCGAACGCCTTGGAAAGCTCAAAGTGCCCAGCAAGGTGAAGCCGCGAGGTCGACCCAAAGGAGCGGAGAAGACCGTCATTGGGCTTCCACGACGGCGACAGGGGCCCCAGAAATCGGCAGCAAAACTGCAACCATTTCGTCACCTGCCTCCCAAGGAAAAGGAACTCCGGATCCTACGTTGCATAGTTTCTCAGGGCCTGCAAAGGGAGGTTCAGCAGAGAAAAATGCTTCTTG ATGTAGTACGGAGGTATCTGATATCACCTATATGGCTGCTACTCCAGCTACATTCT GTGGAAACCATCCCATCGAGGATTCCCGAGACAATCCTCGACGAGGACGTTGATCTTAGATGCGTGCAGCAGTACTTTACTGAAGACGGCTGGGCAGCTGTTCTGGCAAGGGTAAAGGTGAAGAAGCAAACCATGAAGTGGAAATGCAACTAA